Proteins co-encoded in one Desulfobulbaceae bacterium genomic window:
- a CDS encoding branched-chain amino acid aminotransferase — MDLHIEKAQQAELKTKPDESALGFGRYFTDHMFTMKYRQGKGWYDAKITRYKEFSMDPSAMVLHYGQAIFEGLKAYRGKDGEISLFRPKDNLQRMNVSAERMCMATINVDDVLHALKELIRIDADWVPKTMGSTLYIRPTMIASEPGLGVKPAKEYLFFIILSPVGAYYPEGFNPVKIYVSDKYVRAVPGGVGHVKTAGNYAASIMAAVEAQEEGFTQVLWLDAIERRYIEEVGTMNIFFKIDGKLITPPLSGSILPGITRDSVLTLAREWGVEVEERPIAIDEVIEANSSGHLEEVFGSGTAAVVSPVGSLYYKGQTITINGAKTGELSQRFFDVLQDIQYGNVEDRNGWVVAL, encoded by the coding sequence ATGGATTTACACATTGAAAAAGCTCAGCAGGCTGAGCTGAAAACCAAGCCGGACGAATCTGCTCTCGGCTTTGGTCGGTATTTTACCGACCATATGTTTACGATGAAATACCGACAAGGGAAAGGTTGGTATGATGCCAAAATTACCAGGTACAAGGAGTTCTCAATGGATCCTTCGGCCATGGTTCTTCATTATGGGCAGGCGATATTTGAAGGATTGAAGGCATATCGGGGTAAGGATGGAGAGATATCGTTGTTTAGGCCAAAAGATAATCTACAGCGGATGAATGTTTCAGCTGAACGGATGTGCATGGCGACAATTAACGTCGATGATGTTCTACACGCCTTGAAAGAGCTCATTCGTATTGACGCAGATTGGGTGCCAAAAACAATGGGATCAACATTATACATCCGCCCGACAATGATTGCGTCAGAGCCAGGCTTGGGTGTTAAACCAGCCAAAGAATATTTGTTCTTTATCATCTTAAGCCCGGTCGGGGCCTACTACCCGGAAGGATTTAATCCGGTGAAGATTTATGTGTCGGATAAATACGTTCGGGCTGTTCCTGGTGGGGTGGGGCATGTTAAGACAGCTGGGAACTACGCTGCAAGTATTATGGCTGCTGTGGAGGCCCAAGAGGAAGGTTTTACTCAGGTGTTATGGCTCGATGCCATTGAACGACGCTATATTGAAGAAGTTGGGACCATGAATATCTTCTTCAAGATTGACGGCAAACTTATCACCCCGCCACTGTCAGGCAGTATTCTGCCTGGCATAACCCGAGACTCGGTATTGACCCTGGCGCGAGAATGGGGGGTTGAAGTCGAGGAGCGGCCAATTGCCATTGATGAAGTTATCGAGGCAAATAGCTCCGGTCATCTGGAAGAGGTATTCGGATCGGGTACAGCCGCTGTTGTTTCTCCGGTTGGTTCTCTTTATTACAAGGGGCAGACCATTACTATAAATGGTGCAAAAACAGGGGAACTCTCTCAGCGCTTTTTTGATGTGCTACAGGATATTCAATATGGCAATGTTGAAGATCGCAATGGCTGGGTTGTCGCATTATAG
- the groES gene encoding co-chaperone GroES yields the protein MKIRPLNDRILVQRLEKEAKTAGGIIIPDSAKEKPAEGKIIAVGQGKLDDNGKRVKMEVKVGDKVLFSKYGGTDVKLDGVDYLIMREDDILGIVE from the coding sequence ATGAAGATTCGTCCTTTGAATGACCGTATCTTGGTACAAAGACTCGAGAAGGAAGCGAAAACAGCTGGTGGAATTATTATTCCTGACAGTGCAAAGGAAAAGCCGGCAGAAGGCAAAATTATTGCTGTTGGTCAGGGCAAGCTTGATGACAACGGTAAACGTGTGAAAATGGAAGTTAAAGTTGGTGACAAAGTGCTTTTTAGCAAGTACGGCGGAACCGATGTTAAGTTGGACGGTGTGGACTATCTCATCATGAGAGAAGACGATATCCTCGGAATTGTAGAATAA
- the groL gene encoding chaperonin GroEL (60 kDa chaperone family; promotes refolding of misfolded polypeptides especially under stressful conditions; forms two stacked rings of heptamers to form a barrel-shaped 14mer; ends can be capped by GroES; misfolded proteins enter the barrel where they are refolded when GroES binds) produces MAKEIRYGVKARESLLVGVNALANAVKVTLGPKGRNVLLDKSFGAPTMTKDGVSVAKEIELEDKFENMGAQMVKEVASKTSDVAGDGTTTATLLAQAIFREGTKLVAAGNNPMEIKRGIDASVEAVVAELRKIAKPTKEQKEIAQVGTISANNDSTIGNIIAEAMDKVGKEGVITVEEAKSMETSLDVVEGMQFDRGYLSPYFVTDAEKMEVNMEDPLILINEKKISSMKDLLPILEQVAKMGKPLCIIAEDVDGEALATLVVNKLRGTLNIVAVKAPGFGDRRKAMLEDIAVLTGGQVITEDLGIKLENITVADLGTCKRVVIDKDNTTIVDGAGDKKALAARVKQIRSQTEASTSDYDKEKLQERLAKLIGGVAVINVGAATEIEMKEKKARVEDALNATRAAVEEGIVPGGGVAYLRCIAAVEKLKLSHEQEFGKKIIIRALEEPVRQIAANAGCEGSVVVEHVKGLKGAMGFNAFTETYEDLIEAGVIDPAKVTRFALQNAASVAGLLLTTECMIAEKPEDKSSGGGMGGMPGGMGGMGGMGGMGGMGGMM; encoded by the coding sequence ATGGCAAAAGAAATTAGATACGGCGTAAAGGCAAGAGAATCCCTGCTGGTAGGTGTTAATGCCCTTGCAAATGCAGTAAAAGTTACATTGGGGCCAAAAGGACGTAATGTTCTCCTCGATAAATCTTTTGGTGCACCAACCATGACTAAAGATGGTGTGAGTGTTGCTAAAGAGATTGAACTTGAAGATAAGTTCGAAAATATGGGCGCCCAGATGGTTAAAGAAGTTGCTTCCAAGACCAGTGACGTTGCTGGTGACGGTACAACTACTGCTACTCTTCTGGCTCAGGCTATTTTCCGTGAAGGAACAAAACTTGTAGCTGCCGGCAACAACCCGATGGAAATTAAACGCGGTATTGACGCCAGTGTTGAGGCTGTAGTGGCTGAGCTGCGCAAAATTGCTAAACCAACCAAAGAGCAGAAAGAGATTGCTCAGGTTGGTACTATATCCGCAAACAATGATTCTACCATTGGTAACATCATTGCAGAAGCAATGGATAAAGTTGGTAAAGAGGGTGTTATTACCGTTGAAGAAGCAAAAAGCATGGAGACCTCTCTTGATGTTGTTGAGGGTATGCAGTTTGACCGTGGTTACCTTTCACCTTACTTTGTAACTGATGCTGAGAAAATGGAAGTTAATATGGAAGATCCTCTCATCCTTATTAACGAGAAAAAAATCAGCAGCATGAAAGATCTGCTCCCTATCCTTGAGCAGGTTGCTAAAATGGGCAAACCGCTTTGCATTATCGCCGAAGATGTTGATGGCGAGGCACTTGCTACTTTAGTTGTAAATAAACTTCGCGGTACGCTTAATATTGTTGCTGTTAAAGCGCCAGGTTTTGGTGACAGACGAAAAGCAATGCTTGAAGATATCGCTGTTCTTACCGGTGGGCAGGTTATCACCGAAGATCTTGGTATTAAGCTCGAGAATATTACCGTTGCCGATCTCGGTACCTGTAAACGAGTTGTTATCGATAAAGACAACACAACCATCGTTGATGGTGCAGGCGACAAGAAAGCTCTTGCTGCACGCGTTAAACAGATTCGTTCGCAGACTGAGGCCTCTACATCCGATTACGATAAAGAGAAGCTTCAGGAGCGTCTTGCAAAACTGATTGGTGGTGTTGCTGTAATTAATGTTGGAGCGGCAACTGAAATTGAAATGAAAGAGAAGAAAGCTCGTGTTGAAGATGCCTTAAACGCAACACGCGCAGCTGTTGAGGAAGGAATTGTTCCTGGCGGCGGCGTTGCTTACCTTCGCTGCATAGCTGCAGTTGAAAAACTTAAACTGAGCCACGAGCAGGAGTTCGGTAAAAAGATCATTATCCGTGCCCTTGAAGAGCCGGTTCGACAGATCGCGGCCAATGCAGGTTGTGAGGGCTCAGTTGTTGTTGAGCATGTTAAAGGTCTCAAAGGCGCTATGGGTTTCAATGCCTTTACTGAAACATATGAAGACCTTATTGAAGCAGGTGTAATTGATCCAGCTAAGGTAACACGTTTTGCACTGCAGAATGCGGCAAGCGTTGCTGGTCTGCTGTTGACTACTGAGTGTATGATTGCTGAAAAACCTGAAGATAAGAGCAGTGGCGGTGGTATGGGCGGCATGCCAGGCGGTATGGGCGGCATGGGCGGAATGGGTGGAATGGGTGGCATGGGCGGCATGATGTAA
- a CDS encoding nucleoside deaminase has product MNEFMKKAIQLAEENIQHGLGGPFGAVIVKNNTIIAHGCNMVTSSNDPTAHAEIVAIRNACSSLNNFSLDGCTIYVNCEPCPMCLAAIYWSEIKGVYYAATRKDAADIGFADDFIYEELNKESKQRSIPLKQLMRSEALKVFKSWEEFEDKIPY; this is encoded by the coding sequence ATGAACGAATTTATGAAAAAAGCGATCCAACTTGCAGAGGAAAACATTCAACATGGGCTTGGTGGCCCTTTTGGCGCAGTTATCGTAAAAAACAACACAATAATTGCCCATGGTTGCAATATGGTCACATCGTCGAATGACCCAACGGCTCATGCAGAAATCGTTGCAATCAGAAACGCTTGCTCGTCACTGAACAATTTTTCATTAGACGGCTGCACGATCTATGTCAACTGTGAGCCCTGCCCAATGTGCCTTGCTGCTATCTATTGGTCTGAAATCAAAGGTGTCTATTATGCAGCGACCCGAAAAGATGCTGCAGACATTGGTTTTGCAGACGACTTTATCTACGAAGAGCTAAACAAAGAATCAAAGCAACGATCCATCCCCCTTAAACAGTTAATGCGCTCTGAGGCACTTAAGGTTTTCAAATCATGGGAGGAGTTTGAAGACAAGATCCCCTATTGA
- the plsY gene encoding glycerol-3-phosphate 1-O-acyltransferase PlsY: MEYLLIVFGYLVGSIPFGLVLGKMAGIDVRTSGSGNIGATNVSRLLGKKMGVVTLLADAGKAVLPMLVASWVLSDSSHLYVYATGGAAFLGHLYPVYLKFKGGKGVATALGIFIYIQPIAIVFCLALFVGTVKMTGYVSLGSLLASALMPILVCALDGITPAFYLALFVAIFIWIKHHENIRRLLNHEENSFKVKGKG, translated from the coding sequence ATGGAATATTTATTGATAGTATTTGGCTATCTGGTGGGATCAATACCTTTTGGGTTAGTGCTTGGCAAGATGGCTGGCATAGATGTCCGTACATCTGGGAGCGGGAATATTGGAGCAACTAATGTTAGCCGCTTACTGGGTAAAAAAATGGGGGTTGTTACTCTGCTGGCTGATGCAGGAAAGGCTGTTCTTCCTATGTTGGTCGCAAGCTGGGTTCTGTCTGATTCGTCCCATCTGTATGTATATGCAACCGGTGGTGCGGCATTTCTAGGGCACCTTTATCCTGTTTATTTAAAGTTTAAAGGAGGGAAGGGTGTTGCAACTGCTTTAGGAATATTTATTTATATACAGCCGATCGCAATTGTTTTTTGTTTAGCTTTGTTTGTTGGTACCGTCAAAATGACGGGCTATGTTTCATTAGGGTCATTGCTGGCATCAGCACTTATGCCGATTCTGGTTTGTGCTTTGGATGGTATCACACCGGCGTTTTATCTTGCACTTTTTGTCGCAATTTTTATTTGGATTAAACATCATGAAAATATCAGACGCCTGTTGAACCACGAAGAGAATAGTTTTAAGGTGAAGGGTAAAGGGTAA
- a CDS encoding SurA N-terminal domain-containing protein, translating to MLDLLRRKAQSPYLQATIVIIILVFIFFGVGSNTGNVQNSVATVNDEGISFQDYQREYDQTVNTLRDQFGGAIPTGLLDSINIKQQVLNKLVQGALLRQGALEAGLYVSDQELRNTIQEMEAFKSNGFFDAKWYEEVLASSRMSVSKFETELRYDLLSAKVLDHLSRFAVPSKSSIHDQFINTYQTTKFDYVELTADAYTDNVEVTDEKLNSYFEENKLNYQSEPKTKLNYLLFSFADTDTLPTDSAIGQMYQNTINQYALPEKRSARHILFRIGDVAETNAVQKAQAENVLARIRSGADFAEMAKEFSADGSASRGGDLGFFQREQMVKPFADAAFSMEEGAVSDIVETQFGYHIIKLEKIEPARIKPLEEVRDQIIAKIQQESKKTSSFELANSAYEKIILSGSLAKFVDNSKEQGITLPLTTTEFFSQLDPPEPLVTLPEIVNAGFTLKQGELSSIIETSQGYAIVFVVETLPPEQQDLASVKEKVEKDYIASEANNLAKIAAESLLNSLKASSDFAAEAQKISAELKTTPFISKNDFSAATLPAQIVQNIFTLSETNKYPEEISTADSTFYIIAFNDRQDPDETLFEEKKNELNEKFVRERNNDLLAAWLEHLRQDSKITTNEQLL from the coding sequence ATGTTGGATCTCTTACGAAGAAAGGCTCAATCGCCTTATTTACAGGCAACAATCGTTATTATCATACTGGTGTTTATTTTCTTTGGTGTCGGATCAAATACTGGTAATGTCCAAAACAGCGTCGCAACTGTTAATGACGAAGGCATCTCATTTCAGGATTACCAAAGAGAGTATGATCAAACAGTAAACACGCTTCGCGATCAATTTGGCGGAGCAATTCCCACCGGTTTACTTGACTCCATAAACATCAAGCAGCAGGTATTAAACAAGCTGGTTCAAGGCGCTCTTTTACGCCAGGGTGCTCTGGAAGCCGGCCTCTATGTAAGTGATCAGGAACTCAGAAATACTATCCAGGAGATGGAAGCCTTTAAGAGCAACGGCTTTTTCGATGCAAAATGGTATGAAGAGGTATTGGCCAGTTCCCGCATGTCTGTTTCAAAATTTGAAACAGAGCTTCGCTACGATCTGCTCTCAGCTAAAGTTCTCGATCACTTAAGCAGATTTGCGGTCCCGTCAAAGTCATCAATCCACGATCAGTTTATCAACACTTACCAAACAACAAAATTCGACTATGTTGAGTTAACCGCTGACGCATACACTGACAACGTTGAGGTGACCGACGAAAAGCTCAACAGTTATTTTGAAGAAAACAAACTCAATTACCAGTCCGAACCAAAAACAAAATTAAACTACCTTCTATTCTCGTTTGCAGACACAGACACTCTCCCAACAGACAGTGCTATTGGGCAGATGTATCAGAACACTATCAACCAATATGCTTTGCCGGAAAAACGTAGCGCACGACACATTCTTTTCAGAATCGGTGACGTGGCTGAAACAAATGCCGTTCAAAAAGCTCAGGCCGAGAATGTCCTGGCAAGGATTCGCTCGGGAGCAGATTTTGCCGAAATGGCCAAGGAGTTTTCGGCCGACGGTTCTGCTTCACGAGGCGGCGATTTAGGTTTTTTTCAGCGGGAACAGATGGTTAAACCTTTTGCAGATGCCGCATTCAGCATGGAGGAAGGCGCGGTAAGCGACATTGTTGAGACCCAATTTGGTTACCACATTATCAAACTGGAAAAGATCGAGCCGGCCCGCATTAAGCCACTTGAAGAAGTTCGCGACCAGATCATCGCGAAGATTCAGCAGGAATCTAAAAAAACCAGTTCATTTGAGCTGGCAAACTCTGCCTATGAAAAAATTATTTTATCCGGAAGCCTGGCAAAATTCGTCGACAACTCGAAAGAACAAGGCATTACCCTGCCTCTTACCACAACCGAGTTTTTCAGCCAGCTAGACCCCCCGGAACCACTCGTGACTCTACCTGAAATTGTTAACGCAGGATTCACCCTGAAACAAGGTGAGCTGAGTTCAATCATTGAGACCTCACAGGGCTATGCCATCGTCTTTGTGGTAGAAACTCTACCCCCGGAGCAGCAGGATCTTGCCAGTGTCAAAGAAAAGGTTGAAAAAGATTACATCGCCTCTGAGGCAAATAATCTCGCGAAGATTGCAGCCGAGTCCTTGCTTAATTCGCTAAAAGCCAGTAGTGATTTTGCCGCTGAGGCACAAAAGATAAGTGCCGAACTAAAAACCACTCCATTCATCTCTAAAAATGACTTTTCAGCAGCAACGTTGCCTGCCCAGATTGTCCAAAACATCTTCACTCTTTCAGAAACAAATAAATATCCCGAAGAGATTTCAACTGCCGACAGTACTTTCTATATAATTGCTTTTAACGACCGGCAAGACCCGGATGAAACTCTTTTCGAAGAGAAAAAAAATGAGCTGAATGAAAAGTTTGTCAGGGAAAGAAACAACGATCTGTTGGCTGCGTGGCTGGAGCATTTAAGACAGGACTCAAAAATAACGACAAACGAACAGTTGCTCTAG
- the polA gene encoding DNA polymerase I has protein sequence MTSNSPIYIIDGNAYIYRAFHAIAPLSNKEGLPTNAIYGFINILLRVIREKEPQYIAIAFDAKGPNFRHQQYPEYKANRPPMPEDLVVQLPYIRDLVKAHNILTLEKPGVEADDTLASVATTFANQGHQVIIVSGDKDLLQLVSKQITVWEPMLDRVMDPAAVEKKYTVAPDKLLDLFALMGDKSDNIPGVPGIGPKTAGQLIEQFGTIENLYDNLNSVKRLKLLENLQNNRENAFISKALIELKTDVDVPQQLADYKVQIPDNAKLTELYTYLDFSRLLKETKQCQSLDTAAFHLITSAEDLEKLAERLKGIPYLTIDTETTSLDTLTAELVGISIAGPEDDFYYIPLSHQDLEGNQCSGQFSLEVINKLFSKFFTNPRLPKLGHNIKYDYAVLKQNGVTMQGPLWDTMLAAYLIDPSRTSYKLDDLSAELLDVKLTSFAEVTKANKNADAFRFVSLEDGANYSCEDVYATKHLWEQFEPELDALGLWPVFSQVETPLIPVLANMELHGVCLNCDLLNTLSDKFHELIEVLNKKIFSLAGMEFNISSPKQLAEILFEKLKLPHGRKTKTGYSTDMNVLEKLSSMHELPRLLIEHRTLTKLKTTYVDKLPALVHPKTGRLHTSFNQAVTATGRLSSSNPNLQNIPIRSNEGQQIRAAFIPAAGFKFIAADYSQIDLRVLAHYSQDPALIKAFCTGEDIHQQTASEIFQIMPQFVTNQMRRVAKSINFGIVYGMSAFGLSAQLNISRKDAKTFIDRYFDHYRGVKNFMSSIVEQAKETGYVTTLLGRRRNLPDINSPNKTRREFAERTALNSPIQGTAADIIKLASINVDQQLKQHNLQANVLLQIHDELVLEVPDNELEKTATLIKNVMESVLDLSVPLLVNVSVGENLAKS, from the coding sequence ATGACTTCAAATTCGCCAATCTACATAATTGACGGAAACGCCTATATCTACAGAGCGTTCCATGCCATTGCCCCTCTATCCAATAAAGAAGGTCTACCGACCAATGCCATTTATGGCTTTATCAATATCCTGCTGAGGGTCATCCGAGAAAAAGAGCCCCAATATATTGCCATTGCCTTTGATGCCAAAGGACCCAACTTTCGACATCAACAATACCCGGAATACAAGGCGAATCGCCCCCCGATGCCGGAAGATCTGGTCGTGCAACTGCCCTACATTAGAGATTTAGTTAAAGCCCATAACATCCTAACCCTCGAAAAACCAGGGGTCGAGGCTGACGACACCCTCGCATCTGTCGCTACGACCTTTGCTAATCAGGGCCACCAGGTAATCATTGTGTCGGGCGACAAAGACTTATTACAACTTGTTTCCAAACAGATAACCGTTTGGGAGCCGATGCTTGATCGGGTAATGGATCCAGCCGCCGTTGAAAAAAAATATACAGTCGCCCCAGACAAGCTGTTAGACCTTTTTGCCCTCATGGGTGACAAATCTGACAATATTCCAGGAGTTCCAGGTATCGGCCCTAAAACTGCCGGGCAACTTATCGAACAATTTGGCACGATAGAAAATCTTTATGATAACCTGAACTCAGTAAAACGCCTCAAACTTCTGGAAAATCTTCAAAATAACCGGGAGAATGCCTTTATATCCAAAGCCCTTATTGAACTTAAAACCGATGTCGATGTTCCTCAGCAACTAGCTGATTACAAAGTACAAATTCCTGACAATGCAAAGTTAACTGAACTATATACGTACCTTGACTTCAGCCGCCTGCTCAAAGAAACTAAACAGTGCCAATCTCTTGATACAGCCGCATTTCATTTGATTACAAGTGCAGAAGATCTTGAAAAACTGGCAGAGCGTTTAAAGGGCATTCCGTACCTCACGATCGACACCGAAACAACCTCCCTTGACACCTTGACAGCAGAGCTGGTGGGTATCTCAATAGCCGGGCCGGAGGACGATTTTTACTACATCCCTCTTTCCCATCAAGATCTCGAAGGCAACCAATGCTCCGGCCAGTTCTCTCTTGAGGTTATCAACAAACTATTTTCAAAATTTTTCACAAATCCCAGGCTCCCGAAACTTGGTCACAATATAAAGTATGACTATGCCGTCCTCAAACAAAATGGGGTTACCATGCAGGGCCCTCTCTGGGACACAATGCTTGCCGCATACCTCATCGACCCATCCAGAACATCATACAAACTTGACGATCTAAGCGCTGAACTTCTCGACGTAAAACTAACCTCATTTGCCGAGGTCACAAAAGCCAATAAAAATGCAGATGCCTTTCGCTTTGTCTCACTTGAAGATGGCGCAAATTACTCCTGTGAGGATGTTTATGCGACAAAACATCTTTGGGAACAATTTGAACCCGAGCTCGACGCCCTTGGGCTCTGGCCAGTCTTCAGCCAGGTTGAAACTCCACTCATTCCGGTGCTTGCTAACATGGAACTCCATGGGGTCTGCCTGAACTGTGATCTGCTCAATACCCTTTCCGATAAATTCCATGAACTGATTGAAGTACTTAATAAAAAAATCTTTTCTCTGGCCGGCATGGAGTTCAACATCAGCTCGCCAAAACAACTCGCTGAAATCTTATTTGAGAAGCTAAAACTTCCTCATGGCCGCAAAACAAAAACAGGGTATTCGACTGACATGAACGTCCTTGAGAAACTTTCCTCAATGCACGAACTACCAAGGCTGCTTATCGAACATCGCACCCTTACAAAGCTTAAAACTACCTACGTGGACAAACTCCCAGCTCTCGTTCACCCCAAAACCGGCAGGCTGCACACCTCATTTAACCAGGCAGTAACTGCAACTGGCAGGCTTAGCAGCAGCAATCCCAATCTCCAGAATATCCCCATTCGCAGCAATGAGGGCCAACAGATCAGAGCCGCCTTCATTCCCGCAGCCGGCTTCAAATTTATTGCTGCAGATTACTCTCAAATCGACTTACGCGTTCTGGCCCATTACTCACAGGATCCTGCCCTTATTAAGGCCTTTTGCACTGGTGAAGACATTCATCAGCAAACTGCTTCTGAAATATTTCAAATTATGCCGCAATTTGTCACAAATCAAATGCGCCGGGTTGCAAAAAGTATAAATTTTGGCATTGTTTACGGCATGAGTGCCTTTGGCTTATCGGCTCAACTCAATATCAGTCGAAAAGACGCTAAAACCTTTATTGATCGATATTTCGATCACTACCGGGGTGTCAAAAACTTCATGAGTTCCATCGTCGAACAGGCAAAAGAAACCGGCTATGTGACAACCTTGCTTGGCCGAAGGCGCAACCTACCGGACATTAACTCACCCAACAAAACTCGCCGTGAATTTGCCGAACGAACTGCTCTAAACAGCCCAATTCAGGGCACGGCAGCAGATATCATTAAACTGGCAAGTATCAATGTTGACCAGCAGCTCAAACAACACAACCTCCAGGCAAATGTCCTATTGCAAATCCACGACGAACTCGTTCTCGAAGTGCCAGACAATGAGCTTGAAAAAACCGCTACACTTATAAAAAATGTGATGGAATCCGTGCTTGATCTCTCTGTACCCCTGCTGGTCAATGTGAGTGTGGGTGAAAACCTTGCCAAAAGCTGA
- the flgM gene encoding flagellar biosynthesis anti-sigma factor FlgM, whose translation MKISNLVPQIKTDNKVHKAKASSTAELSSTQTASTDRVQLSSSSVDVQKMKSIIQETPSVRMDRVQALKEQIERGEYQVDPYRVADKMLMNLLSESGLADE comes from the coding sequence ATGAAGATAAGTAATCTTGTGCCGCAAATTAAAACCGACAATAAGGTTCATAAGGCAAAAGCCAGTTCGACGGCGGAGCTGTCATCTACTCAGACTGCATCTACCGATCGAGTTCAGTTATCATCAAGTTCAGTTGATGTGCAAAAAATGAAAAGTATTATTCAGGAAACACCATCAGTCAGGATGGACAGGGTTCAGGCCCTCAAGGAACAGATTGAACGTGGTGAATACCAAGTCGATCCGTACCGGGTTGCTGATAAAATGCTTATGAATTTATTGTCTGAGAGTGGGCTAGCTGACGAGTAA
- the fliW gene encoding flagellar assembly protein FliW, with protein sequence MTSIPTNTESDQTPKSLIRTSRFGEIEINTEKIISLTSPFLGFANEKRFVLVPHSDESAFWWLQAVDNPNLAFVVLQPAIITPQYNPPIPHSVCVELQASSPAEIGLLLIITIPQGNPQKMTANLLGPVALNAAKCLAKQILLDPTLYSPCWPILQEND encoded by the coding sequence ATGACAAGCATCCCAACCAATACAGAATCAGATCAAACTCCGAAATCGCTTATCCGCACCAGCCGATTTGGGGAGATTGAAATCAACACCGAAAAAATTATCTCCCTCACCAGCCCCTTTCTTGGTTTCGCCAATGAAAAACGATTTGTACTGGTACCTCATAGCGATGAGTCGGCCTTCTGGTGGCTACAGGCGGTTGACAACCCGAATCTAGCCTTTGTGGTTCTGCAACCGGCAATTATCACCCCTCAGTACAATCCACCCATTCCCCATTCTGTGTGTGTCGAACTACAAGCCAGTAGCCCCGCTGAGATCGGACTTTTACTCATCATTACAATTCCGCAGGGCAACCCTCAAAAAATGACCGCAAATCTGTTAGGCCCGGTTGCCTTAAACGCTGCCAAATGCCTCGCCAAACAGATCCTGCTTGACCCCACCCTTTACTCGCCATGTTGGCCGATCTTACAAGAAAACGATTAA
- the csrA gene encoding carbon storage regulator CsrA translates to MLILTRKIGEAIAIGDDIKVRLLEIKGGQVKIGVEAPNDVAVHREEVFLRILEENRKAAKEAPHDLNNLSDLLKSKK, encoded by the coding sequence ATGCTAATCCTCACCAGAAAAATTGGTGAAGCCATTGCAATTGGCGACGATATAAAGGTACGGCTCCTAGAAATAAAGGGGGGCCAGGTCAAGATAGGGGTTGAGGCGCCAAACGATGTGGCTGTGCACAGGGAAGAAGTCTTTTTAAGAATTCTTGAAGAAAACCGAAAAGCTGCTAAAGAGGCACCTCATGACCTTAACAACCTCTCAGATTTATTAAAATCGAAAAAATAA